A DNA window from Paenibacillus sp. HWE-109 contains the following coding sequences:
- a CDS encoding MbtH family protein yields MSNPFEGADDTYLVLINEQGQYSLWPSFALVPAGWTTVFGQESRETCLAFVESNWTDMRPQLHNETVAASSLR; encoded by the coding sequence ATGAGCAATCCTTTTGAAGGTGCAGATGATACGTATCTGGTCCTGATCAATGAACAAGGTCAATATTCGCTGTGGCCCTCTTTCGCTCTTGTGCCTGCGGGGTGGACGACCGTTTTCGGGCAGGAAAGCCGCGAGACGTGCTTAGCTTTCGTGGAAAGCAACTGGACGGATATGCGTCCACAGCTTCACAATGAAACTGTGGCGGCAAGCAGTCTGCGCTAG
- a CDS encoding amino acid adenylation domain-containing protein — protein sequence MLVAQHIRRPLSGAQSGIWYAQQLDPGNPMYNTGEWVEIHGLIDPIQFELAVRQVVLEAQTLHVKFAEDRDGPWQAEQPDSHWPFTYLDLTSETEPDLTAKAWMDADLSQPCDLTQGPLFTEALFRVGQDRFLWYQRIHHIVMDGFGFSLLSKRVAKVYTALMNHLPVQEGSFGSWQRVLEEDQAYRTSAKAQQDRQFWLERFADEPDAVSLAEKSPRSAKSFLRQTTLLSPGQAQSLRACAQLHEAAWSDLVLAAAGSYLHRLTGASEVILGLPMMGRLGSVSLNTPAMVMNILPLRLFIRPGMSVSELVQQIAHEIREIRKHQGYRHEELRRDLKRVGDNRRIFGPLINIMPFDNNLNFDGHAGTKTNLSAGPVDDLAINVYLKADGSGLQIDMDGNPELYTAAELEAHHQRFVHYLGKLTEAAPSSSIGLVELLAESEREGMLTQWNDTFRTLPSARTSELFEVQATRGPAAVAVVHNDVSVSYEQLNAKANQLARLLIAHGAGPQSIVALALPRSVEMIVSMLAVHKTGAAYLPLDPDYPADRVAYMLEDARALVTLTSREVASRLTEDSASKSIVLDDHETSEQISRISAANISDQERIGVPTGQNPAYILYTSGSTGRPKGVVISFASLTNFLLSMQEQFSLGAADRLFAVTTVAFDISILEIFLPLLNGAQVIVADKITIQDSAALSKLIVSSGATLMQATPSLWHALVEHEPHSLRGLRVLVGGEALSAGLLRDLLQLGCQVTNLYGPTETTIWSTALTFTSEPDGKPSIGRPIWNTQLYILDSALQPVPLGVTGDLYIAGDGLAVGYLGRAALTAERFVANPHGLPGSRMYRTGDMARWLPDGTLDYSGRADHQIKIRGFRIEVAEIEAVLAEYPGVLKAAVVVREDQPGDKRLVAYAVASEAIETGGLRDFAAVRLPDYMIPSAFVFLDELPLTPNGKLDRKALPAPHYSQAAIGRAARTPQEEILSELFVEVLGVPRIGIDDEFFDLGGHSLLAGRLMNRIREVMGVELGIASLFEAPTVAGMAKRLDHAAAARPAIRPAVRPQDIPLSFAQRRLWFLNCLEGPSPTYNIPLVIHLKGHLNHEALEEALADLVERHETLRTIFPENGGVSKQLILEASACPTVLHTAEIIESELADELALAVRYGFDLAQEQAFRAHLYQIGPQGDTHVLLLLQHHIVGDGWSLAPLTRDLAAAYGARSKGEAPILAPLPLQYADYALWQEQLLGDESHADSLIARQVAYWRSALHNLPDQLELPTDYPRPAEATHMGDTLFVHLNANLHGRLAALARESRTSLFMVIQSGLAALLTRLGAGTDIPLGSPIAGRSDDALGELVGLFINTLILRTDTSGDPTFRELLGRVRSVNLAAYEHQDVPFERLVEVLNPPRSRARHPLFQIMLAFQNTPEASLDFPELTSELYLETVGKAKFDLTIEFRERRGEDGSPAGIDGWFEYTSDLYERETVEKLAARLFLLLERALEEPDVPIGMLDILMSEERQSRVVNWEQPAAASDATIVELFEARVREYPDAVAVVYEGESLSYAELNAQANQWAHLLIAQGVGPEMMVGLMLPRSTMMMVGILAVLKAGAGYLPLDPDYPADRLAFMLEDTGPACLIGCEQTASMTASAHGVPAIILDDPQTLEKASQYSAANPADDDRTAPLSPDNVAYIIYTSGSTGKPKGVVIPHANVVRLFSSTEHWFDFGQEDAWTLFHSYAFDFSVWEMWGALLYGGRLVVVPHTVSRSPEEFLKLLCEENVTVLNQTPSAFYQLMQADREHPELGQQLSLRYVIFGGEALDLGQLEDWYERHEEDAPRLINMYGITETTVHVSYKALSQEMAISKASSLIGVAIPDLQVYVLDAYFQHVPPGVTGEMYVAGAGLARGYWKRPGLTSERFIADPYGVPGSRMYRTGDLAKWRNDGTLDYIGRIDHQVKIRGFRIELGEIEAVIAQYPGIAQSIVIAREDTPGDKRLVGYLIPALKSEIGMDLAAVRQHIAAALPGYMVPSALVEIPELPLTVNGKMDRKALPAPDFSQAASGRGPRTPQEEILCDLYAETLGLPKVGIDDGFFDLGGHSLLAVKLMSRIREALGASLSIGTLFEAPTVAELAEKLETGGSQGALEVLLPLRTSGKRPPLFCIHPAGGLSWCYAGLMKSLGPDYPLYGLQARGIARPEALPVQLEDMAADYIAHLRSVQPHGPYYLLGWSLGGNVAHAIASQLQQAGEEIALLVMLDAFPSHFLPLRDEVDEHEALIALLALGGYDPDSLGDKPLDMAAAVDILRSDGSALASLEPSVIMSLKETYVNSVRILGAFRPVSFTGDLLFFHSTVIPDWFTPISPDTWKSHIDGDIEQYDLACRHKDLCQPGPLAEIGRILAEKLAAMHAE from the coding sequence ATGCTTGTCGCTCAACATATAAGAAGACCCTTATCCGGTGCGCAATCAGGCATCTGGTATGCGCAACAACTTGATCCCGGTAATCCCATGTACAACACGGGGGAATGGGTAGAAATTCACGGTTTGATAGATCCAATTCAGTTCGAACTGGCAGTGCGTCAAGTCGTTCTGGAAGCCCAAACGCTGCATGTTAAGTTCGCTGAAGATAGAGATGGACCTTGGCAGGCTGAGCAGCCTGATTCGCACTGGCCATTTACCTATCTGGATCTGACCTCTGAGACTGAGCCTGATCTAACAGCCAAAGCTTGGATGGACGCAGATCTCAGCCAACCATGCGACCTGACGCAAGGACCTCTCTTCACGGAGGCGTTATTCCGGGTAGGGCAGGACCGCTTTCTGTGGTATCAACGCATTCACCATATCGTGATGGACGGGTTTGGATTCTCGTTGCTGTCCAAACGTGTAGCCAAAGTATATACGGCTCTAATGAATCACTTGCCTGTGCAGGAAGGAAGCTTCGGCTCGTGGCAGCGCGTGCTGGAGGAAGACCAAGCTTACCGGACCTCCGCCAAAGCGCAGCAGGACCGGCAGTTCTGGCTGGAGCGTTTTGCCGATGAGCCAGATGCTGTCAGTCTGGCTGAGAAGTCGCCCCGCAGTGCCAAAAGCTTTCTGCGCCAAACGACGCTGCTTTCGCCGGGCCAAGCCCAAAGCCTGCGCGCCTGCGCTCAGCTGCATGAGGCAGCTTGGTCGGATCTGGTGCTTGCCGCAGCAGGCTCCTATCTTCATCGTTTGACCGGAGCGTCAGAGGTGATCCTGGGACTGCCTATGATGGGAAGGCTAGGCTCTGTGTCGCTGAACACACCGGCAATGGTGATGAATATTTTGCCGCTCCGCCTATTTATCCGTCCTGGCATGAGCGTCTCCGAATTGGTGCAGCAGATTGCCCATGAAATCCGTGAAATCCGCAAGCATCAAGGCTACCGGCACGAAGAGCTGCGCCGTGACTTGAAGCGGGTAGGGGATAACCGCCGTATATTCGGCCCCCTCATCAACATTATGCCGTTTGACAATAATTTGAATTTTGACGGTCATGCAGGAACCAAAACGAATCTATCCGCAGGTCCCGTCGACGACCTAGCGATTAATGTCTATCTGAAAGCCGATGGAAGCGGGCTCCAGATCGACATGGATGGCAATCCAGAGCTGTACACAGCGGCTGAGCTTGAGGCTCATCATCAGCGGTTTGTGCACTATCTGGGCAAGCTGACGGAAGCAGCTCCTAGTTCCTCTATTGGATTAGTGGAACTACTGGCTGAGAGCGAGCGCGAAGGGATGCTGACGCAGTGGAACGATACATTTCGGACCCTGCCTTCCGCAAGGACATCGGAATTGTTTGAAGTTCAGGCAACCCGCGGTCCTGCCGCCGTGGCTGTTGTTCATAACGATGTTTCTGTTTCTTATGAGCAACTAAATGCCAAAGCCAATCAGCTTGCCAGGCTGCTGATCGCTCATGGAGCAGGGCCGCAAAGCATTGTTGCGCTGGCGCTCCCACGCTCTGTCGAGATGATTGTCAGCATGCTGGCAGTACACAAAACAGGTGCAGCCTACCTTCCGCTAGACCCAGATTATCCGGCTGATCGTGTTGCCTATATGCTGGAGGATGCGCGTGCGTTAGTAACGCTGACCAGCCGGGAAGTCGCCTCCCGATTGACAGAAGATTCAGCTTCCAAGTCAATCGTGCTCGATGATCATGAGACTAGCGAGCAGATTAGCCGCATATCGGCTGCCAATATATCCGATCAGGAGCGCATTGGCGTTCCTACGGGACAGAATCCGGCCTACATTTTGTATACCTCTGGTTCAACTGGGAGACCCAAAGGTGTTGTTATTTCCTTTGCCAGCTTAACAAACTTCTTACTTTCCATGCAGGAGCAGTTTTCACTTGGCGCCGCTGATCGTTTGTTCGCTGTGACGACTGTAGCTTTTGATATTTCCATTCTTGAGATCTTTCTGCCTTTACTGAATGGGGCGCAGGTTATTGTCGCTGATAAAATAACGATTCAGGATTCCGCAGCCTTATCCAAATTGATCGTTTCTTCCGGTGCCACACTGATGCAAGCAACGCCTTCCCTTTGGCATGCGCTTGTAGAACACGAACCTCATTCCTTGCGCGGCTTGCGTGTTCTGGTCGGGGGGGAAGCACTGTCTGCGGGCTTGTTGCGCGATCTGCTTCAATTAGGTTGTCAGGTGACCAATCTCTATGGTCCGACAGAGACGACGATTTGGTCGACGGCACTCACCTTTACGTCGGAGCCGGATGGCAAGCCATCGATTGGACGGCCAATCTGGAATACGCAGTTGTATATTCTGGATAGCGCGCTGCAGCCTGTTCCCCTAGGAGTAACCGGTGATCTGTATATCGCGGGAGATGGTCTTGCCGTCGGTTATTTAGGACGTGCGGCCTTAACGGCTGAGCGTTTCGTCGCGAATCCGCACGGCCTTCCCGGTTCACGCATGTACCGCACCGGGGATATGGCTCGCTGGCTTCCGGACGGCACTTTGGACTACAGCGGCCGGGCTGATCATCAGATCAAAATCCGCGGCTTCCGCATCGAGGTCGCCGAGATTGAAGCCGTGTTGGCTGAGTATCCTGGCGTGCTTAAAGCAGCTGTTGTTGTGCGGGAAGACCAGCCTGGCGACAAGCGTCTTGTCGCCTATGCGGTAGCCAGTGAAGCCATTGAAACGGGGGGGCTGCGCGATTTTGCAGCAGTTCGACTGCCCGATTACATGATTCCTTCTGCTTTTGTTTTTCTGGATGAGCTTCCTTTGACGCCTAACGGAAAGCTGGATCGCAAAGCGCTGCCTGCGCCGCATTACAGCCAAGCCGCTATCGGCCGGGCTGCCCGCACGCCGCAGGAAGAAATACTTAGCGAATTGTTCGTTGAGGTGCTTGGTGTGCCTAGAATCGGGATCGATGATGAATTTTTTGATCTGGGCGGTCATTCCTTATTGGCCGGACGTCTTATGAATCGTATTCGCGAGGTCATGGGTGTCGAGCTCGGCATCGCCAGTCTCTTCGAAGCTCCGACAGTGGCGGGTATGGCCAAACGGCTTGATCATGCTGCCGCAGCGCGCCCTGCCATTCGGCCAGCAGTGCGGCCGCAGGACATTCCGCTTTCTTTTGCTCAGCGACGTCTGTGGTTCCTGAACTGTCTGGAAGGGCCTAGTCCGACCTATAATATACCCCTTGTGATTCATCTGAAAGGTCATCTTAACCACGAAGCGCTGGAAGAGGCATTGGCTGATCTTGTTGAGCGGCATGAAACGCTGCGCACTATTTTTCCAGAGAATGGCGGTGTATCCAAGCAGCTGATTTTAGAAGCTTCCGCTTGCCCTACCGTTCTCCATACAGCTGAAATTATAGAATCGGAACTGGCTGATGAGCTCGCACTTGCTGTTCGTTATGGGTTCGATTTGGCCCAAGAGCAAGCATTCCGCGCGCATCTTTATCAAATAGGACCGCAAGGCGATACTCATGTCCTGCTGCTGCTGCAGCATCACATTGTGGGAGACGGCTGGTCGCTTGCGCCGCTTACGCGTGATTTGGCCGCTGCTTATGGAGCCCGTTCCAAAGGCGAGGCCCCCATCTTGGCGCCATTGCCGCTGCAGTATGCTGATTATGCTCTTTGGCAGGAGCAGCTGCTTGGTGACGAATCCCATGCAGACAGTCTAATTGCCCGTCAAGTTGCTTATTGGCGATCGGCTTTGCATAATCTTCCCGATCAGTTGGAACTGCCAACGGATTACCCTAGGCCTGCAGAAGCTACGCACATGGGAGATACCCTATTTGTTCATCTGAATGCCAATCTGCATGGCCGTCTGGCTGCACTAGCCCGTGAAAGCCGAACAAGCTTATTCATGGTCATTCAGTCGGGGCTTGCCGCACTGCTGACGAGGCTTGGCGCGGGGACGGATATTCCGCTCGGCAGCCCGATTGCGGGCCGCAGTGATGATGCGCTTGGCGAACTGGTCGGTCTGTTCATCAATACGCTGATCCTGCGGACGGATACGTCAGGAGATCCCACCTTCCGTGAGCTGCTGGGACGGGTGAGGAGCGTCAATCTTGCTGCTTATGAGCATCAAGACGTGCCGTTTGAACGGTTGGTTGAAGTTCTCAATCCTCCAAGATCAAGGGCCAGACACCCGTTGTTCCAAATTATGCTGGCGTTCCAAAATACCCCGGAAGCTTCGCTGGATTTCCCGGAACTAACATCGGAACTGTATCTGGAGACAGTTGGCAAAGCCAAATTCGATCTCACGATTGAATTCCGTGAACGGCGCGGTGAAGATGGATCTCCGGCAGGTATCGACGGATGGTTTGAGTACACCAGCGATCTATACGAACGGGAAACGGTCGAGAAGCTTGCTGCGCGTTTATTCCTCTTGTTGGAGCGAGCACTGGAAGAACCGGATGTGCCGATCGGGATGTTGGATATCCTTATGTCGGAGGAGCGGCAAAGCCGCGTCGTGAATTGGGAGCAGCCAGCCGCAGCGAGCGACGCCACGATCGTGGAACTTTTCGAGGCTAGAGTCCGTGAATATCCTGATGCGGTAGCTGTCGTATATGAAGGAGAATCGCTCAGCTATGCCGAGCTCAATGCACAGGCTAATCAATGGGCTCACCTCTTGATTGCTCAAGGCGTGGGGCCCGAGATGATGGTCGGGCTCATGCTGCCGCGATCCACGATGATGATGGTCGGTATCCTTGCGGTGCTGAAAGCAGGTGCAGGCTACCTGCCGCTAGACCCTGATTATCCAGCGGATCGTTTGGCTTTCATGTTGGAAGATACCGGGCCTGCTTGTCTGATCGGCTGCGAGCAAACCGCTTCAATGACGGCATCTGCCCACGGCGTTCCCGCGATCATTCTGGATGATCCACAAACGTTGGAGAAAGCAAGCCAGTATTCGGCAGCAAATCCGGCTGATGATGACCGTACGGCTCCTTTGTCACCGGATAATGTGGCCTATATCATCTATACATCTGGATCAACGGGCAAGCCGAAAGGGGTTGTCATTCCCCACGCTAATGTCGTGCGATTATTCTCTTCGACGGAGCACTGGTTCGATTTTGGGCAAGAAGATGCTTGGACGCTGTTCCATTCCTATGCTTTCGATTTCTCCGTATGGGAAATGTGGGGGGCGCTCCTGTATGGAGGCCGTCTTGTTGTAGTACCGCATACGGTCAGTCGTTCGCCGGAAGAGTTCCTGAAGCTGCTCTGTGAGGAAAATGTCACCGTGTTGAATCAGACACCATCCGCCTTCTATCAACTCATGCAGGCTGATCGTGAACATCCCGAACTTGGGCAGCAATTATCGCTGCGTTATGTGATCTTTGGTGGTGAAGCGCTCGATCTCGGGCAGTTGGAGGACTGGTATGAGCGGCATGAGGAGGATGCTCCTCGTTTGATTAATATGTACGGCATCACGGAAACGACCGTTCATGTTAGTTATAAAGCGCTCAGCCAGGAAATGGCTATAAGCAAAGCAAGCAGCCTGATCGGCGTCGCTATTCCGGATCTCCAGGTCTATGTTCTGGATGCTTACTTTCAGCATGTCCCGCCTGGGGTTACGGGGGAAATGTATGTCGCAGGCGCAGGCTTGGCACGCGGCTATTGGAAGCGTCCCGGGTTAACGTCGGAGAGATTCATTGCAGACCCTTACGGTGTGCCGGGATCTCGCATGTATCGGACAGGAGACCTCGCCAAATGGCGCAATGACGGGACGTTGGATTACATCGGGCGAATTGATCATCAGGTCAAAATTCGCGGCTTCCGCATCGAACTTGGTGAGATCGAAGCCGTTATTGCCCAGTATCCGGGTATCGCCCAATCGATCGTTATCGCACGTGAGGATACGCCAGGAGACAAGCGTCTGGTTGGTTATTTGATTCCCGCTCTCAAATCGGAGATCGGTATGGATTTGGCTGCTGTGCGGCAACACATTGCTGCTGCGCTGCCCGGCTACATGGTGCCATCCGCATTGGTTGAGATCCCGGAACTGCCGCTCACCGTGAACGGCAAAATGGATCGCAAGGCGCTGCCTGCACCAGATTTCTCCCAAGCCGCAAGCGGCAGAGGTCCGCGCACACCGCAGGAAGAAATTCTCTGCGACTTGTACGCGGAGACGTTGGGTCTGCCTAAGGTTGGGATTGATGATGGATTCTTTGACCTTGGAGGGCATTCGCTCTTAGCGGTGAAGCTGATGAGCCGCATTCGGGAAGCGTTGGGTGCTTCGCTAAGCATCGGCACCTTGTTTGAGGCACCAACAGTCGCTGAACTGGCGGAAAAGCTGGAAACAGGAGGCAGTCAGGGCGCACTCGAAGTGCTGCTGCCCCTGCGAACGAGCGGCAAACGACCGCCGCTGTTCTGTATTCATCCGGCAGGCGGACTCAGCTGGTGCTACGCAGGCTTAATGAAGTCACTGGGGCCGGACTATCCGCTGTATGGGCTGCAAGCACGGGGCATTGCCAGACCCGAAGCGCTGCCTGTGCAGCTGGAAGACATGGCTGCTGATTACATAGCCCACCTTCGCTCCGTTCAGCCTCATGGCCCGTACTACTTGCTCGGCTGGTCGCTAGGGGGCAATGTCGCACATGCGATTGCCTCCCAGCTGCAGCAAGCAGGGGAAGAGATTGCGCTGCTTGTGATGCTTGATGCATTCCCAAGTCATTTCCTGCCGCTGCGCGACGAAGTAGATGAGCACGAAGCGCTCATAGCACTTCTGGCGCTGGGTGGTTATGACCCGGACAGCCTTGGCGACAAGCCGCTGGATATGGCTGCCGCTGTTGACATTCTCCGCAGCGATGGCAGCGCTCTGGCGAGTCTGGAGCCGTCTGTCATCATGAGCTTGAAGGAAACCTACGTGAATTCTGTGCGGATTCTGGGAGCTTTCAGACCTGTCTCGTTTACCGGTGACTTGTTATTCTTCCATTCAACTGTCATTCCGGATTGGTTCACACCAATCTCTCCGGACACGTGGAAATCACATATTGATGGCGATATTGAGCAGTACGATCTCGCATGCCGCCATAAAGATTTATGCCAGCCGGGACCGTTGGCCGAAATAGGGCGAATCCTGGCGGAGAAGCTGGCAGCTATGCATGCCGAGTAA
- a CDS encoding isochorismatase family protein — MALPTIQPYAMPIAADLPENRASWVVDPKRAVFLIHDMQKYFLNAFTPGASPVIELLAHIDALRVKCRELGIPVVYTAQPDNQTPEQRGLLFDFWGAGLNDKPEEKHIVTELAPLEGDIVLTKWRYSGFRKTNLAEIMQEQGRDQLIVTGIYAHIGCLMTACEAFMQDIQPFFVADAVADFSLDNHKMALNYAAQRCAVTLTTQDVLQQLEAAIAPSHIAATSEEPQLSIETVREQVAKLLYEAPESLKDEDDLINEKGLDSIRIMSLVESWRRAGAEVTFVELAEQPTLAKWWQLLASRLKLPVPNLDYFA, encoded by the coding sequence ATGGCACTTCCAACTATTCAACCATACGCGATGCCTATCGCAGCTGATTTACCTGAGAACCGAGCTTCTTGGGTCGTAGATCCTAAGAGGGCCGTTTTTCTTATTCATGATATGCAAAAATATTTCCTAAATGCGTTCACACCGGGCGCGTCGCCTGTCATTGAGCTGCTTGCGCATATTGATGCCTTGCGTGTGAAGTGCCGAGAGCTGGGGATTCCCGTGGTGTATACGGCCCAACCGGATAACCAAACGCCTGAGCAACGAGGACTTCTCTTTGATTTCTGGGGCGCTGGTCTGAACGACAAGCCGGAAGAGAAGCACATTGTGACAGAACTGGCCCCGTTAGAAGGGGATATCGTATTGACCAAATGGCGCTACAGTGGTTTTCGCAAGACGAATTTAGCGGAAATTATGCAGGAGCAGGGGCGCGACCAATTAATTGTGACTGGCATTTACGCGCATATCGGCTGCTTGATGACGGCCTGTGAAGCTTTTATGCAGGATATTCAGCCGTTTTTTGTCGCCGATGCAGTCGCAGATTTCTCTCTGGATAATCATAAAATGGCTCTGAACTACGCAGCACAGCGCTGTGCCGTCACCCTTACCACTCAAGATGTGCTTCAGCAATTGGAAGCCGCAATAGCTCCATCACATATCGCTGCCACTTCGGAAGAGCCGCAGCTGAGCATAGAAACTGTGCGTGAGCAGGTTGCTAAATTACTCTACGAAGCACCGGAAAGTTTGAAGGATGAGGACGATCTAATTAACGAGAAAGGCTTGGATTCCATCCGGATTATGAGTTTGGTAGAGAGCTGGAGACGTGCCGGGGCAGAGGTTACTTTCGTTGAATTAGCTGAGCAGCCTACACTGGCCAAATGGTGGCAGCTGCTGGCTTCGAGGTTGAAGCTGCCGGTGCCGAATCTTGACTATTTCGCCTAG
- a CDS encoding (2,3-dihydroxybenzoyl)adenylate synthase → MLTNCPTWPDEWAQLYREEGLWQGLTLGDMLTEQARVHSERIAVVSGEQRLSYETLNQRAQELAAGLLTLGVKQYDRVIVQLPNIGEFFIVVFALFKIGAIPVFALPAHRHSEISYLSEFSEAVAYVIQDQDNGFDYRELANAVKDQVATLEHVLVVGDPGLFRSLDSLYQLNSEVPSSSGWPEVKASDVAFLQLSGGSTGLPKLIPRTHDDYMYSFRRSNEVCGMNEESVYLAALPVAHNFPLSSPGVLGTLLAGGRIVMASRPSPDDAFPLIAKERVTITALVPPLALIWMEAAASRSYDLSSLKVLQVGGAKFSEEAARRVKPELGCTLQQVFGMAEGLVNYTRLDDSEDVIVSTQGRPMSAWDEVRVVDEDGVVVKAGEVGELWTRGPYTIRGYYKAEAHNAKSFTEDGFYKTGDLVMVNEAGYLVVEGRAKDQINRGGDKIAAEEVENHLLSHPGVYDAALVSMPDPFLGERSCAFVIPRGDALSVAELKNYLRSRGLAPFKIPDRIQFLTAFPQTTVGKVSKKALRESLLPTTV, encoded by the coding sequence GTGTTAACGAATTGTCCAACCTGGCCGGATGAGTGGGCTCAGCTATATCGGGAGGAAGGCTTGTGGCAGGGACTGACGCTCGGCGACATGCTGACTGAACAAGCACGTGTGCATAGCGAAAGGATTGCCGTCGTCAGCGGAGAGCAGCGACTGAGCTATGAAACTTTAAATCAGCGAGCACAGGAGCTGGCTGCGGGATTATTGACGCTGGGTGTGAAGCAGTACGACCGTGTGATTGTTCAACTGCCCAACATCGGTGAATTTTTCATTGTGGTTTTTGCCCTGTTCAAAATAGGGGCGATTCCCGTATTCGCCCTGCCGGCCCATCGCCACAGCGAAATTAGTTATTTAAGTGAATTTAGTGAAGCCGTTGCTTATGTGATACAGGATCAAGACAACGGTTTTGATTATAGAGAGCTTGCGAACGCAGTCAAAGACCAAGTAGCAACGCTTGAGCATGTTCTGGTCGTAGGCGATCCTGGACTTTTTCGCTCACTAGACAGCCTGTATCAGCTTAATTCAGAAGTACCTTCTTCATCAGGCTGGCCAGAGGTGAAAGCAAGCGATGTTGCTTTTCTACAATTATCAGGAGGCAGCACAGGACTGCCCAAATTGATTCCACGTACACATGATGACTACATGTACAGCTTCCGTAGAAGCAATGAAGTCTGCGGAATGAACGAGGAAAGCGTGTATTTGGCAGCTCTTCCCGTTGCTCATAATTTTCCATTGAGTTCACCTGGGGTCCTGGGGACGCTTCTGGCTGGAGGCAGAATTGTCATGGCATCGAGACCGAGCCCTGATGATGCTTTCCCTTTGATTGCGAAGGAACGCGTTACCATAACGGCGCTGGTGCCTCCGCTGGCTCTTATCTGGATGGAGGCGGCAGCAAGCCGATCTTATGATCTGTCGAGCCTTAAGGTGCTGCAAGTGGGAGGCGCCAAGTTCAGTGAGGAAGCAGCACGCCGAGTCAAACCAGAACTGGGCTGCACGCTGCAGCAAGTTTTTGGCATGGCGGAAGGGCTTGTGAATTACACCAGACTTGACGATTCGGAAGACGTTATCGTAAGTACCCAGGGTAGACCTATGTCTGCGTGGGATGAAGTCCGTGTGGTGGACGAGGATGGAGTTGTTGTAAAAGCCGGAGAAGTAGGTGAACTTTGGACACGTGGTCCCTACACGATTCGAGGCTACTACAAAGCGGAAGCGCACAATGCCAAATCCTTCACGGAGGATGGTTTCTATAAAACAGGCGATCTCGTGATGGTTAATGAAGCCGGTTATCTCGTTGTCGAGGGCCGTGCCAAAGACCAAATCAATCGCGGTGGCGACAAGATTGCAGCGGAAGAAGTAGAGAATCATTTGTTGTCTCATCCGGGGGTTTATGATGCAGCGCTTGTGTCGATGCCGGATCCCTTTCTCGGAGAGCGGTCCTGTGCTTTTGTCATTCCCCGGGGGGATGCCTTGTCTGTGGCCGAACTTAAGAACTACCTGCGTTCACGCGGTCTTGCACCGTTCAAAATACCGGATCGGATACAATTTTTAACCGCTTTTCCACAAACGACTGTCGGTAAAGTCAGTAAAAAAGCTTTGCGAGAAAGCTTATTACCCACCACAGTTTAA